The sequence ATTTTCGTTCCGCCCGCGGTCACAATCTCGCCGCCGTCCGGGAGGGTCATGTTGCCGTTTTGATCCGTGACAGCCGGCTGATCTTCCGGCGTATTCAGGGTGTAGGTTGGCTGCGGCCTTCCCTCGTCGGTACCGGTGTCCGGATCTGCGGCAGAGCCGCCATCACCTCTTCCTGGGATGATCACAACCGGACCGCCGCTCCTTCTCTTCGGCGTTGCCGTCACACTTGCCGCCGCACTGTCACCCTTCTCGTTGAAGGCAGCGACTTTGAAGATATATTCTTGATTGTTGGTTAATCCGGTGAAGGTATATTCGTATGTTGATGCATCCACCGTAACCGGTGTCCTGTCACCGTACCAGACTTTGTAGCCCAGGATCTCTTTACCGCCGTCACTTGCCGGAGCACTCCATTTCAAGGTGACCTTGCCGTCGCCTGCCGATGCCGTTAAGTTCCGCGGAGCATCAGGCATGCCTGGTTTACTCTGCGAGAACATCCAATCGAAGATGTCGGTATAGTCATTGTTCCATTCCGGCAAATTCGGGGACTGGATGATCGGAGCGATGCTCCAGATCTCCCCGGTAAACGGATTATCCATCGTAATCTGATTGTAAAGCACCGCCGCTTCTACTTCATGAGCGATATAGCGCAGCAGAGGAGGGTCGCTGTTCGGATCTGGTCTCTGACTCGGCTGATCATATTGATTGTACGGCCAGGTCAGCGCCTCATTGCTCTCAAATCGTGAAGCTCTTGCATTGGTCAGTTCCGCGATGTCTTCAATCATTTTGTCGACATTCTCTGCTCCGGAATCATACTTGTTCACGAAGAGCCAATAAGCCAGGTCTTTGTGGGCTTCGTTTTCCTTCGCATTCGGCCAGCCGGAGGAAATCCCCAAAGGTGCAGCTGCCGCGAAGAAACCAGGGTAGGTGTGGATCAAGTTGGTCGTAACCCCGCCGCCCATCGAAAAACCAGATACATAGATGCGGTTCGGGTCTGCCAATCCGCGGTCAATCAGGTCATCGATAATAGCCTTAATATCGCTTACATGTGGAGCAGAGCCGTTGCTGTACGAAATGTTCAGAATATGGCTGGCATATTTGTCGGGATTCTCCTCCATTTTCTTCATGAGGGCAACCGAACCGTTCGCGGACTTCATCGATGCTTTCTGGTCGATATGTGCCTGCGTGCCGCCGCGTGAGAAGCCATGGGTATAGACATACAGCGGCAATCCATGTATTTCATTGCCGTCTTCATCCTTGTGAAGGTAGAGCGCATAATGGACCGCATCGTTCGAATGGGGTGTGAATTTGTCAAGGATGGGATTGACCACCTTTTCTTGTTTAAAGACGGCGTTCGCGATCGGTTCGCCTTCCGTCAGCACAATATCGCCGTTTAGCACGATGTGGTAATTTTGCAGGGTTGAGTTGCTGCCGTCCAGGGTTGTATTGCCGCCGACTTCGGTATAGAACTCAAGCTCAACGACGATGTAACGGCCGCTTTCCAATCCTTCCTGATAATCCGGCGAAGGGCTTACTTTCCCAAGATAACCGCGTACATTCGGTTCGTCATTGGCGTATACTCTAGAGATGGTGCGTTCACCTTCGAAGACCACTGTATTACCGTCTAAGGTCGTGTTTCTGGCGGACACAGTAAACAAATCCGGATGAAGTGCGGAGCCCAGCGCTTCCCGTCCTTCGCCCAAGTCGATGATGACAGCTGTTGTATACTCGCCTCTGGCAAAGTTGTCGTTCCATACGATGAACGGAATCTGATCGGCGGTTGGGTCATCTTGGAAGGTCACGTCGATGTGATGATCGGCGCTGACCGTTAAGGAGAACGTGTTATCGTCGGCTAAGGCCACAGCTTCGCCGTCCACCGTTACGGCATCCACGATCTTGCCGTGATCAGGAATCACGGTAAAGGTGATCGTCTCGCCGCTTTCCCTTCTCATCACATTGCCGGGAACTTTAGGCAAGATGGTGCCGCCTATATCCGTCGAGATGATGACGGAATGTCTGGGATCCGCTTCTTCGGCTTCGATGAGCTTCACACTGTTTCTAAAGGAAGCATCGCTGTTAAAGCCCGCATCCGGTTCACCGAAAGCGGAAACGACTTCATAGCGGTCCGCACCGTTTTCCGTCGAGTTGTTGATGTTCACTTCGAAGGTCAGCTTGCCGCCCGGCTCCAAGATCACGTCGCGTTTGGGGATTCTCATCTCCACGATGTATCCGGTGCCCGTGATTTCAGTCCATGCAGCTCTGTCCGTATGGGACTGTCCTGAGAATACGCCCGTTGCACTGACCCGCCATTGGTTGGAGCCGCTGGATCCCCGGCCGACGAAAAACTCTACGCTGTCGTACGTGTGATCAAGACCAGGTCCCACATACAGATTGCTGTCCTCGACAACGACGCGGGCATACACGTAGTCATCATCCCAGAGGATCTTGACGGTGCCTGTCGCACGGGGTCTTGGATCATCGGGAACCGTGCTTTTATTAATGGGATACTCCTTCGTCTTAGACCACAGCGGATCGTTGGATCCGAGCTCAGGAGTACCGTACATGGCGGTCGGACCATCCTCAGCGGGCACGCCTGCTTTATTCTGCGAGAACATCCAATCGAAGATGTCGGTATAGTCATTGTTCCAGTCCGGCAAGTTCGGGGACTGTGCTGTTGGAGCGATGCTCCAGGTCTCCCCGGTAAACGGGTTCTCCATCGTAATCCGGTTATAAAGCACGGCTGCTTCTACTTCGTGCGCGATATAGTCAAGCAGGGGAGGGGTTTTGTCCGGATCTGGTCTCTGAGTCGGCTGATCATATTGATTGTACGGCCAGGTAAGCGCCTCATTGCTCTCAAATCGAGAAGCTCTTGCATTGGTCATTTTCGGCATATTCTTAGCTATGAAATCATCAAGATTCGTCTGATAGATGCCAACGTTATGAGCATTTACAAAGATCCAGTAGGCCAGATCTCTATGGGCTTCGTTTTCGCTCGCTGCCGGTGAGCCGAATACTGGGGCCAATGGTGCAGCTGCTGCGAAGAAGCCGGGATAAGTATTGACCAGGGTGTTCGTATATGCGCCGCCCCATGAAAAGCCCGACGCATAGATGCGGTTGGGATCGACGAATCCGCTTGCAACTAAATCGTCGATGACTTTCTTCACATCACCTGTATCTGGAGTAGAAGTGCCAATATAGGAAATATTCAGAATATGGCTGGCATATTTGTCGGGATTTTCTCCCATTTTCTTCATAAGGGCAACGGAACCGTTGGCGGACTTCATCGATGCTTTCTGGTCGATATGTGCCTGGGTGCCGCCGCGTGACATTCCGTGAGTATAGACAAAGAGCGGTAATCCTTGCATCTCTTGGCCGTCTTCGTCCTTATGAAGGTAGAGTGCGTAATTGACCGACTCATAGTTATGGGGTGTGAACTTATCAAGGATGCGATTGACCACCTTTTCTTGTTTAAAGACGGCGTTCTTGATCGGTTCGCCTTCCGTCAGCACAATATCGCCCGTTTGCACGATGTGGTAATTTTGCAGGGTTGAGTTACTGCCGTCCAGGGTTGTATTGCCGCCGACTTCTGTATAGAACTCAAGCTCAACGACGATGTAACGACCGCTTTCCAGTCCCTCTTGATAATCCGGCGAAGGGCTTTCTTCCCCGAGATAACCGCGTACGTTCGGTTCGTCATTGGCGTATACTCGGGAGATTTTACGCTCTCCTTCAAAGACCACCGTATCACCGTCTAAGGTCGTATTTCTGGCGGATACAATAAACAAATCCGGATGAAGTGCGGAGCCCAGCGCTTCCCGTCCTTCACCCAAGTCGATGATGACAGCTGTTGTATACTCGCCTCTGGCAAAGTTGTCGTTCCATACGATGAACGGAATCTGATCGGCGGTTGGGTCATCTTGGAAGGTCACGTCGATGCGATGGTCAGCGCTGACCGTCAAGGAGAACGTGTTATCGTCGGCTGGAATCACCGCTTCGCCGTCCACCGTGATGACATCCACGATCTTGCCGAGATCAGGGATCACGGTAAAGGTAAGGTCAGTGCCGTAAACAGCTCGCATCACATTGCCGGGCGGGTTCGGCTTGATGATGCCGCCTGTACCCGTCGAGATGATGACGGAATGTCTGGGGTCCGCTTCTTCGGCTTCAATGAGCTTGACGCTGTCTCTAAAGGAAGCATCGCTGGTGAAACCTGTATCCGGCTCCCCGAAGGCGGATACGACTTCATAGCGATCCCCGCCTTTTTCCGTCGAGTTGTTGATGTTCACTTCAAAGGTAAGCTTGCCCCCCGGCTCCAAGATCACGTCGCGTTTGGGGATTCTCATCTCCACGATGTATCCTGTATCCGTGATCTCAGTCCACGCAGCTCTGTCCGTATGGGACTGTCCTGATAACACACCCGTTGCACTGACACGCCATTGGTTGGAGCCGCTGGATCCCGGGCCGACGAAAAACTCTACGCTGTCAAAGGTATGATCCGCACCAGGGCCCAGATACAAATTGCTGTCCTCTACAATGACGCGGGCATATACGTAGTCGTCATCCCAGAGAATTTTGACGGTGCCTGTGGCATGGGGTCTTGGGTCATCGGGAACCGTGCTTTTATTAATGGGATACTCCTTCGTCTTAGACCACAGCGGATCGTTGGATCCGAGCTCAGGTGTACCGTACATGGCGGTAGGCATGTCATCCTCCTCTGCGCTCTCGATGTTGTCCGTACCAACAGCAGCACTGACTGGCATCAGCGGCGCCAGCATGAGCAAGCAGCAGAAAAACGAGAGAAGTTTGCGAATTCGTTTTGTCATCAATGATCCCTCCTTTTTGTCGTGTGCGTGCACGTTGTCAGAAACATGGTTTGATTGCGGACCACCCCCCTTACCAAGATATATGCACATGACTTTCACTGTATTAATTAAAAGATTTTTACCCTACAAATTATGGTATAGCATACTTTGGATAATTTACAAAAATAAACCTTAGAAAAAAGACCGCACAGAAACCTTGCGGGTGTTCTTGTCCGGTTTTCAGGCGATTCTCGCTGCCGCAGCGCCGTGCAGGCATGAGTAAAGCCGCCTGATCAGGCGGCTTTGCGGTCCGCAGGAACGATTACGCCTTCGAAGAGGCCGCCGGCTCTGTCGGCTTCGGCTTGGCCATGCTCCGCTGCGCGGTGACCAGTTTATAATAGATGCCCTTTCGCTCAAGGAGTTCATTGTGCGTGCCGACTTCCACGATCCGCCCCTTCTCCAGCACGATCAGCCGCGTCGCATGCCGCAGCGTCGACAACCGGTGGGCGATGGCGATCGTCGTCCGCCCCTTCGTTACGCGCCGCAGCGCCTCCTGGATCGCCGCTTCCGTGTCGATATCAAGGGAGGCCGTCGCTTCATCGAGGATCAAGATGCGCGGATCGCTCAGGATCGCCCGTGCGATCGCCAGCCGCTGCCGCTCCCCGCCGGAGAGATTGCTGCCGTTCTCCTCAAGCCGCGTGTCATAACCGTCCGGCAGGTTCACGATAAAATCATGCGCATTGGCCGTCTTCGCCGCGCGGATCACCTCCTCCAAGGTCGCATTCGGCTTCGAGTAGCGAATGTTGTCCAGGATCGTGCCGCTGAAGAGGAAGGTCTCCTGCAGCACGACGCCGATCTGACTGCGCAGCTCCTCCTGCTTGATATCGCGGATATCGATGCCGTCGATCGTAATCCGGCCCTCGTTCACATCATAGAAACGGGAGATGAGGTTGATCATCGTCGACTTGCCGGAACCGGAGTGACCGACGAGACCGATCATCTCTCCGGGTTTGATCTCGAGGTTGATCTCATGCAGCACCGGTTCGTAGGAGCGGTAGCCGAAGGTGACGTTCTCGAAGCGGATCCGCCCCTTAATGTCGTGGCTTACGGCGTGCTCCCGGTCGACGACCTCCGGCTTCTCATCGATCACCGAGAACACCCGGTCTACGGCGATCAACGCGTTGGCGATCCAGCGCGGCATGTTCATCATCCACTGCAGCGGACCGTAGACCATCATCGAATAGCTGCTGAACTGGACAAGCTGTCCGAGGGTGAATTCGCCTCGCGTGATCATGTAGCTGCCCGCCATCAGCACGAGATAACTGCCGAACTGGATGAGATAGTGGGAGATCGGCGCCAAGTAGCTGTACACCTTCTCGCTGCGGAAGGAAGCCTGGGCGAAGCTGCTGTTGTACTCACGGAATCTTCGGATCTCCCGCTCTTCCTTGCCGAAGGACTTGACGACGCGGATACCGCCGAGCACATCGTGAAGGAAGGAGTTCGCATGGTCATGGATGCGGAACTGATAGTGGAACAACCTGCGCAGCACCTTCCGCCAGATCGCCACCTGCAGATAGGACACCAGCGGCGCCGGCAGCAGGACGAGCAGGGCCAGGCGCCATTCCAGCGTAAACAGGAGCACGCACACCGACGTCAGGATGATGACCTGCAGGATCGCCGTTGTGAAGATCTCCTGGATGAGATGGCGGATGCGCTCCGTGTCCCTGGTGATCCGGTTCATCAGGTCCCCCGCCCGCTGCGAGGTCAGGAAACCGAGGGAAAGCTGCTGCATCCGGCTGAACACCATATGCCTCAGGTCGGAGGAGATGCTCGAGCTCACGATGGTCATGAGACGCCCGCGGAGGATCATCAGCACATGCCCGCCGATGAGCACGATGATGAGACCGGCGATGCCGGCCGCGAACATCGTCATATCGGGGCTAAGGCCCGCCGGCGGCTGCAGCGCACCGTCAACGAGCATTTTCTCAAAATACGGACCCAGCAGCGACAGCGCCGAACCCATGATCAAGAGGGCAAAGGCTAAGAGTAGCTTGCGCCAATAGCCCTTGGCAGCGCCAAGCAGCTTGAGGAGCGCCTCCGTCTTGCTGACGCACTGCCGGCAATGCCGCGTACCGGGAACAAGCGGACCGCCGCATTTCTCACACACCGGTTCCGGCTCGTCGTTGTAGATGCGAACGGGGCCGCCGGCAGCCAGATCGTTCAGCACCTTCGCGATATAAGCATATCGGGCCGCATGCTGCATCGTCAGCCGCACGATGATCCGCTTCTCCCCCTGCTCTTCCGCTTCAAGCACGGCATTGCCGACGAGGGTGATGACCTTGTAATCCTTCGCCGCGCGGATCTCCTGCCACTCCCGCACGTTCCCATTCTCGACATAAGCCCATCGCTCCCCTCCGATGACGAAGAAGCCTTCGCTCCTCCTGCCTGCAAGGGTCAGGTCCGCAGGCACCGCATAATCGATTCGATCCCCAAGCACCTGCACCGCAGCTTCACGGTCCAGCTCGGGCAATGGGTAGTTCAGATTCATAAGCCCACCTTCTTTAAGCGTCTGCAAGAACATCCCCAGCATGCGATACTACAAGAACATCTCCAGCATGCGGTATTCCTTGGCGCTTAAATTGCTGATGTCTTCGATCTGGAAACGGTTGCCGTCCACATCGGTGATCAGCACCTTCTTGCTGCTCACCATACGAACATTGGTACCCCTGCCGACGGTGAAGCGGCAGAGGCCCGCCGACGTCTCTACACTCCAGAAGGAGTAACCGAACTCCTCTTTGATCTCCAAGATGCGCTCTATCGATGGAGCGAAGTACCTCAGACGCATATGCTTCCTCAGGAGTTCCGCCGTCTCTTCCGGGAACGCGGAGAGACAGCGGATCAGCCCAACCTCGGCATTCTCGCTCGTGCGCACCGATATGTATTCCTCCTTGCTCGTATGGGGGAAGGAACAATGGAGATAGACAACGGGATATTCCTCTTCCTGCACGCGCACAGCCAGTAGATGCCCTTCCGTCTCCCAGAACTGCGCATTGTCCTGGGTTAGATAAATCAGCTCCATCTAGATCACCTCTCTCATCTTCAGCGCCTCATCGTGCTTGCGAACCAGACCGGCATAGATCCCATTTAGCTCCATTAACTCCTCGTGGGTGCCGGCTTCCGCCACTTCGCCCTGTTCGATGACGACGAGGTAATCGGCATTGCGAAGCGTGGACAGACGATGAGCGA is a genomic window of Insulibacter thermoxylanivorax containing:
- a CDS encoding sugar-binding protein translates to MTKRIRKLLSFFCCLLMLAPLMPVSAAVGTDNIESAEEDDMPTAMYGTPELGSNDPLWSKTKEYPINKSTVPDDPRPHATGTVKILWDDDYVYARVIVEDSNLYLGPGADHTFDSVEFFVGPGSSGSNQWRVSATGVLSGQSHTDRAAWTEITDTGYIVEMRIPKRDVILEPGGKLTFEVNINNSTEKGGDRYEVVSAFGEPDTGFTSDASFRDSVKLIEAEEADPRHSVIISTGTGGIIKPNPPGNVMRAVYGTDLTFTVIPDLGKIVDVITVDGEAVIPADDNTFSLTVSADHRIDVTFQDDPTADQIPFIVWNDNFARGEYTTAVIIDLGEGREALGSALHPDLFIVSARNTTLDGDTVVFEGERKISRVYANDEPNVRGYLGEESPSPDYQEGLESGRYIVVELEFYTEVGGNTTLDGSNSTLQNYHIVQTGDIVLTEGEPIKNAVFKQEKVVNRILDKFTPHNYESVNYALYLHKDEDGQEMQGLPLFVYTHGMSRGGTQAHIDQKASMKSANGSVALMKKMGENPDKYASHILNISYIGTSTPDTGDVKKVIDDLVASGFVDPNRIYASGFSWGGAYTNTLVNTYPGFFAAAAPLAPVFGSPAASENEAHRDLAYWIFVNAHNVGIYQTNLDDFIAKNMPKMTNARASRFESNEALTWPYNQYDQPTQRPDPDKTPPLLDYIAHEVEAAVLYNRITMENPFTGETWSIAPTAQSPNLPDWNNDYTDIFDWMFSQNKAGVPAEDGPTAMYGTPELGSNDPLWSKTKEYPINKSTVPDDPRPRATGTVKILWDDDYVYARVVVEDSNLYVGPGLDHTYDSVEFFVGRGSSGSNQWRVSATGVFSGQSHTDRAAWTEITGTGYIVEMRIPKRDVILEPGGKLTFEVNINNSTENGADRYEVVSAFGEPDAGFNSDASFRNSVKLIEAEEADPRHSVIISTDIGGTILPKVPGNVMRRESGETITFTVIPDHGKIVDAVTVDGEAVALADDNTFSLTVSADHHIDVTFQDDPTADQIPFIVWNDNFARGEYTTAVIIDLGEGREALGSALHPDLFTVSARNTTLDGNTVVFEGERTISRVYANDEPNVRGYLGKVSPSPDYQEGLESGRYIVVELEFYTEVGGNTTLDGSNSTLQNYHIVLNGDIVLTEGEPIANAVFKQEKVVNPILDKFTPHSNDAVHYALYLHKDEDGNEIHGLPLYVYTHGFSRGGTQAHIDQKASMKSANGSVALMKKMEENPDKYASHILNISYSNGSAPHVSDIKAIIDDLIDRGLADPNRIYVSGFSMGGGVTTNLIHTYPGFFAAAAPLGISSGWPNAKENEAHKDLAYWLFVNKYDSGAENVDKMIEDIAELTNARASRFESNEALTWPYNQYDQPSQRPDPNSDPPLLRYIAHEVEAAVLYNQITMDNPFTGEIWSIAPIIQSPNLPEWNNDYTDIFDWMFSQSKPGMPDAPRNLTASAGDGKVTLKWSAPASDGGKEILGYKVWYGDRTPVTVDASTYEYTFTGLTNNQEYIFKVAAFNEKGDSAAASVTATPKRRSGGPVVIIPGRGDGGSAADPDTGTDEGRPQPTYTLNTPEDQPAVTDQNGNMTLPDGGEIVTAGGTKIQVPAGTTIDTSGKVVLGSGGAAVRLDSGLSLSIREGAELVFTEETALGFTVVSGNPFHDVNDHAWFYSYVNAAYAFGLFDGTSSGTFSPGLLMTRAMFLQILANLENIDPSDYPQSRFSDVTDGQWYTAAVEWAAQNGIVTGISADRFDPHASLTREQMLVILYRYMNYKGYEIPPSQAESFADESEISVWALGAVKALRGVNIVTGKSGNVFDPKGTASRAEAAAVFVRLIEYLAK
- a CDS encoding ABC transporter ATP-binding protein codes for the protein MNLNYPLPELDREAAVQVLGDRIDYAVPADLTLAGRRSEGFFVIGGERWAYVENGNVREWQEIRAAKDYKVITLVGNAVLEAEEQGEKRIIVRLTMQHAARYAYIAKVLNDLAAGGPVRIYNDEPEPVCEKCGGPLVPGTRHCRQCVSKTEALLKLLGAAKGYWRKLLLAFALLIMGSALSLLGPYFEKMLVDGALQPPAGLSPDMTMFAAGIAGLIIVLIGGHVLMILRGRLMTIVSSSISSDLRHMVFSRMQQLSLGFLTSQRAGDLMNRITRDTERIRHLIQEIFTTAILQVIILTSVCVLLFTLEWRLALLVLLPAPLVSYLQVAIWRKVLRRLFHYQFRIHDHANSFLHDVLGGIRVVKSFGKEEREIRRFREYNSSFAQASFRSEKVYSYLAPISHYLIQFGSYLVLMAGSYMITRGEFTLGQLVQFSSYSMMVYGPLQWMMNMPRWIANALIAVDRVFSVIDEKPEVVDREHAVSHDIKGRIRFENVTFGYRSYEPVLHEINLEIKPGEMIGLVGHSGSGKSTMINLISRFYDVNEGRITIDGIDIRDIKQEELRSQIGVVLQETFLFSGTILDNIRYSKPNATLEEVIRAAKTANAHDFIVNLPDGYDTRLEENGSNLSGGERQRLAIARAILSDPRILILDEATASLDIDTEAAIQEALRRVTKGRTTIAIAHRLSTLRHATRLIVLEKGRIVEVGTHNELLERKGIYYKLVTAQRSMAKPKPTEPAASSKA
- a CDS encoding DUF1854 domain-containing protein; its protein translation is MELIYLTQDNAQFWETEGHLLAVRVQEEEYPVVYLHCSFPHTSKEEYISVRTSENAEVGLIRCLSAFPEETAELLRKHMRLRYFAPSIERILEIKEEFGYSFWSVETSAGLCRFTVGRGTNVRMVSSKKVLITDVDGNRFQIEDISNLSAKEYRMLEMFL